GACGCGCGCTCTCATCTCGCAATGCCGTGAGCTCAGGACGGACACGCCCGAGGGACTCTCGGCGCGCGACGACTTCATTTCATCTCACAGCAAGAAATTCGATCTCCAGCTCGCCGTTCGGCCGAACCTGAAATTCTGAATTATGAGCCCGGCGCCTGGCGGGGATCGATCGCGTCTCGAATCGCTTCGCCGACGAGATTGAATGAGAGGACCGTCACCAGAATTCCGAGTCCTGGAAATGTCATGAGCCACCAAGCCACGTGCAGGTAGTCTTTCCCCGATGTGAGGATGTTGCCCCAACTCGGCGTCGGAGGCTGGACTCCCAGTCCCAGGAACGACAGGCCCGCCTCCGTGAGGATCGCGCCGCCCACACCCAGCGTCGCGGAGACGAGGACGTAGCCCAGCACGTTCGGAAGCACGTGCCTGGACATGATCGAGCGCGGCGGAACTCCGATGGCTCTCGCGCTGGTCACGAACTCCAGCTCACGGATGCGCAGGCACTCGCCTCTCACCACGCGTGAAAGCCCCGGCCACGAGGTGATCCCGATGACGGCCATGACTTTGAAAATGCCGGGTTCCAGGAGCGAAATGACCATGAGGATCAGGAAGAACGTCGGGAAGCAGAGCATGATGTCCACGAACCGCATGATGACGGAATCGACCCATCGTCCGACGTACCCCGCCAAAATGCCCAGGGCGGTCCCGATGACAACGGAGATGCTCACCGCCACGAATCCCACGGTCAGGGAGATCCGCGCGCCGAGGAGCATCCGTGACAGGACATCACGCCCGAGGTCGTCCGTCCCCATCCAATGTTTCCAGGAGGGAGGCTGGAGGCGGTCCAGGAGCACCTGCTCCGCGAAATCATACGGCGAGAGGGCCGAGGCGAAGATCGCGACAAAGGCCAGGGCCATTAGCAAGAGGAGGCCCGCCATCCCGGAAGGGTTCCGCCGAAATCTCTGGATGTAGATGTTCAGCATAAACTATTTCGCCAGTCTCACCCGCGGATCGACGACGGCCACGCCGACGTCGGCGAGGAAATTCCCCAGGAGAGTCAGGAAAGCGACAATCGTCCCCAGCCCCATGACCACGGGATAGTCCCGGGCCATCATCGCATCCATGCCGAGCCGGCCAAGACCCGGATACGCGAAGATCGTTTCGAAGATGAACGCGCCGCCGATGAGGTCGGGCAGCATGAGGCCCATGAGCGTCACCATCGGGATCAACGTATTGCGGAACGCGTGACGCCAGAAGACGCGCTGCGAGCTGAGGCCCTTGGCGCGGGCGGAACGCACATAGTCCTGCCGGATGACTTCAAGAAGCATCACGCGGGTGTAGCGGGAGAGAAATGCGAGGCCGGTAAACGCCGCGGTGAGGGACGGCAGGATGAGGTGCTGCGCGGTGTCCCAGATTCTTCCCCCGAAGCCGAGATCCGTGTAGTTCAGCGAGTGCAACCCCGATACCGGGAGCCATCCCAGCAGAATTCCAAAGAACATCATCATAAGGAGGCCGAACCAGAACGTCGGCATCGAGAATCCGATGAATACGAGCACCGCCAGGCCGCGGTCCACGAGCGAGTTCTGCTTGATGGCGGACACCGCTCCGATGGGGATCGCGAGGAGAAAGATAAGAATCATCGTGCACAGGTTCAGGAGCAGGGTGTTGGGAACGCGCTCGACGATCTTGTCGATCACCGGCCGTTCATCTTTGAACGAGGTCCCGAAATCGAGCCGGGCGATCCGCTTCATCCAGCGTCCGTACTGGATGTACCAGGGCTGGTCCAGCCCATAGAGGACTTTCAGCTTGTCTTTGATCTCCGGCGAGGTACGGGCGGACATCTCCGTGGCCAGGTCGATGGGGCCGCCCGGCGCGAGCTGCATCACGCCGAAGGTCATGACCGTAATCCCCCACAGGAGGAAAAGCATGGAAGCCAGTCGTCGGCCGAGGTATCGCGCCATCGCCGGTCCCTTCTACTGCTCGAACACCGGCACGGGGTATTTCCGCTTTTCCGGCGGCACGTGCCACTGGTTGAAGTTCCAGAAGAGGCCGAGCGCCGAGACGGACGGCCCTTCGAACCGTCGGTGAACCACCGGCGTCGCTTCGGGGTAGTACAAGAAAATGTAGACCAGATCGTCGTGGATCAGCCGGTGAATTCGCCGGTAGATTTTCTGTCGTTCGGCCTGCTCAAACGTCACGCGGCCGCGTTCGAGCAGATGATCCACTTCCGGGTTGTTGTAGTCGACAAAATTGTACTTCCCGGGTCCCGTTTGCGAGGAGTGCCAGATCAGGTATTGGTCCGGATCGCGGCCCAGCGACCAGCCCAGAATGACCACATCGAACGCGCGCGGTTCCACGAACTTCTGGATGAAGGAGCTCCACTCGACGATGCGGATGGTCACATCCACGCCGATTTTCTTGAGTTGCAACTGGAGGACTTCCGACGTGAGTTCCCGCACTTTGTTTCCCTGATTCGTCATGAGCGTGAAGCGAAACGGCTTCCCGCCCCGATCCAGAAAACCGTCACCGTCCGAATCGGACCACCCGGCTTCTTGCAGGAGCCGGCGGGCTTCCGCGGGATTGAACGCGATGTCCTCCACCCCCGGATCGAAAGCCCAGCTCAGCGGCGGGAACGGTCCGGTGGCCGGGCTGCCCAGACCAAGCAACACGCCATCGATGATCTCCTTCTTGTTCAGGGCCATCGCAAGCGCAAGGCGGACCCGACGATCCTGGAACAGCGGATTTTTCAGATTAAAACCCATGTAGCTGTAGCTGAAGCTCGGAAAGCGGAACTTCTGGTGGTTTTCGAAGAACACGTCGTACGCCTTGTACTGGTCCGGCCGGAGAACCATCGTATCGATCGATTGTCTCCGAAGCTCGAGGAACTGGACGGCCTGGTCGGGGATGATCCGGTAGATGAAGCGCTGTACGTGAGGCCGTCCCTCGAAGTAGTTCGGGTTGGCTTCAAGGACGATCTTCTCGTCCGTTCTCCATTCGCAAAAGGTGTACGCCCCCGTTCCGATCGGGCAGCGGTTGGCGGGATGGGAATTGAAGTTCTCCACGGTCTTGGGCGGATCGGTCTTCGGTCGGCAACGCGTGGGAGGACAGGCAAAGGTTTTTGCCTCGTAGACATGCTTCGGAATGATCGAAATCATCCAGCTTTCGAGGGCGGGCGCGAACACTTCTTTGTAGCGAACGACAACCGTGTGGGGGGCCGGAGCCGTGACCGATTTCACAAGCTCGTAGTCTGAAGAGTACGGCGTTCGAACCTTCGGATCGACCAGCCGTTCGTAGGTGTAGAGCACATCGTCGGCGGTGAAGGGGGCGCCGTCATGCCATTTCACGCCTTGCCGCAGATGGAAGGTGATGGTTCGCCCACCTTCGGCCACTTCCCACTTCTCCGCGAGCACGCCTTGAATGTCCAAGTTGGGTCCGTACTTCAAGAGTCCGTCGTAAACCATTCCATTGATGTCGCCGGAGGCGCTGTCATTGGAGAGCACCGGATTCAGCATGCTTGCGTCACCGATGGAGGCGTCGACGAACGCATCACCGTCAAATGGGTGCAGCGCACCCTTCACCAACCGCTCGGGCCGCGTGGGACTTCCGGCCGCGGTGCAGGCGAGGATCGAACAGGTGAACAGGGAGATCCGTCCCGCCCGTACGCCCACCTTCACAGGCATGAACCTACAGCCTCACGCCGCGCGGCTCGATCTTGCGGCGCAGCCGCTGCGTCTGGTCTTCCTTCGGGGAGAGCGTCAACGCCTTCTTGTAGAATTCCACTGCGACCGAGAGTTCCCCGAGATTCCAGTGCGTATCGCCAAGGTGCTCGTTGATGACGGGGTCGTCCGGCGTGATCTGGACGGCTTTCTTCAAGAGTTCCAGCGCGCCCTCGAAATCCCCTTTTTGGAAATATACCCAGCCCAGACTGTCCATGAAATAGCCGTCGTTCGGCCGCGCCTCCAACGCCCGGCGGACGAGCGATTCCGCCTCATCCAGATTCCGGCCTTCCTCTGCGTAGCTGTACCCCACCCAATTGAGGGCATTGGGATGACGGGGGTTGCCGGCCAGGATCCGCTTCATCGTCTCGATACTCGCCTCACGCCGTCCGTTCTGCTCCTGCACAATGCCCAGCTCGTAGAGGATGGACTCACTGTCAGGCTCCAGTTCCACCGCCTTCTCCAGGGCCTTCTGGGAGGCGCCGAAATTCCGCTGATCCTGATAGATCAACCCCAATCCTTCGTGAAACCGTGCCTCCTGGGGATGCCCGCGGATCAGACCCTTGAGCCGCCTCTCCGCCCTGTCCCATTGCTTCTGACGCCCCTCGAGGAAGGAGAGCCGGACCATAGCCTCAGGGAATAGTTCCGATTCGGGCCCCACCTTTTCCAGGAATGCGGCGGCCTCACCCGGCTTCTGTATGGCCTCCAAAGCCACGCCCGCGCCGTAGAGGGCGTCGTCCAACCCCGGGGCCAGTTCGAGGCATCGCCTGAAGGCATCGACGGCCGGCGCTCTCTTGTCGTCCTCAAAGAAAACCCATCCCAGAGCCAGGAAAAAATACGGCTCATCCGGATACGCGGAGGCCAGGGTCAGCAGAACAGACTCCGCCTTGGACCATTCGCGCGTTGCCCAGATCCATTTCCAGAGCTTCGACCTCGCCCCTTCATGCGAGGGGGACAGGAGTAGAATCTTCTGAAGCTCCTCCACGGCCTGGGGCCTGCGTTGCGTTTCTTCGTAGAGGCGGTGGCGCTCCCAATGCAGATCGACGGAATCCGGCGCTCTTTCCAGCGCCCGGTTGAGCAAGGCTTCCGCTCCCGCCGCGTCTTTGCGCAGGGCGGCCAGGCGGGCCGCGTAGAAGAGAACGCTGGGATTCTCAGGCTGGGAGGCCAACAATTCCTGCACCTTTTTTTCGGCCTCGTCCAGCCGACCCCCTTCGATGTCGGCGGATGCGATGAGCAGGTCGATCCCCGGGTACGCGGGATCGAGGCCTCGGACCTTCTCGTATTCGCCGATGGCCGCCTCCCAGCGTCCCGTTACGGTGTAGATTTGCGCCAGCATGAGATGGGGCTCGATGTCCTTCGGGGCCAACTCGGAAGTCCGCCGGTACGCTTTCTCTGCCTCGATCAAATCGCCCTGCCGCGCCGCCGCCTGCCCGTATTCGGCCCAGATCGCCGTGGAGTCCGGCTCAAGGCGGAGCGCCTCTTGGTAGTGCCGGAAGGCGGAAGAGGTATCTCCGTTCAAGAGCTCCCGGCGGGCCCGCATGTAGAGATGATAGGAATCGGCTTCGGGGCTCAACTCGACCGGGGCGACATCGGACTTCTGGGGGCGAAGCGTAGCGCAGGCCGTGAGGGCGACAACGCCGAACAGGAGGGGGAGGAGGTTCTCGACTCCGCTTCGCTCCGCTCGAACATTACCCTTCGAGCTTGTCGAGAAGTCCATTCGGTTGGGGGACTCTTATTGTTCGAGGAGCGACATATCCACGCTGGAGGACAGCCTGAAGATGACCCCTTGGAGATCGTCCTCGACCATGTTCAAAGCCTTGAGGGATCCGGGATCCATCTCGTAGTACATGCTGTCCACCCCCACGCCCTTCCCCATCATCAGGCAGGCCACGTCCGCCAGGTGCACCACAGAGACCAACTCAGGGTCACCCTGCACCAGCTTGGGCGTGTGGTGGTAGCGGATGGCAGCCACCAGATCGAGGGGAAATCTCCACTTGCGCGCCACTTCGCTCCCGATTTCAGCGTGGTCGAATCCCAGCAGCCGTTTCTCGGCCTCAAGGAAGGACACCTTTTCCTGCTCCACCATCTCCATCACGCTGTCAAACACCTGCCCAATGTACGTGCTCATGACGAGTTTGCCGATGTCATGGATCAGCCCGGCCGTGAAGGCGACCTCCTTCAAAGGCTTCTTTCCCGTCCGGTCGGCGAGCATCTCGGCAGCAAAGGCCGCGTACACCGAATGTTCCCACATCTGGCCCTTGAGCATCTTGTACCCCTTCAGATCACGCTCGTAGATCTTGTAGAGGGACCCCGCCAGCACGAGGTTGTGCAAGGTGTTGAATCCCAGAAACGCCACTCCCTGCTGAATATTGTTGATTGGCTTGAGCACCCCGTAGTACGGCGAGTTGGCAAGCTTGAGCACCTTCGTGGCCAGCGCCTGATCGGTGGAAACGAGATCGGCGATGTGTTTCGCCGTGCAGTTGGGTTTGGCCATGGTCTCTTTGATCTTCGTCACCACTTGCGGGATGGGAGGAAGATCATCCACCGACCGCACGATCTTCCGTTTGAGCTCGAGCGAAATGGACACTAGACCTCCAGCGGGTCGCCCATCAGATGTTTCACGAGCACTTTGCCTTCGCGGAGACGCACTTGGACGTCACGCTTCCTCCGGCCTCCTACCTCCATGCCTCCGACATTGAGACCCTCCTCGCCGAGTATCTTCTTGGCCATTTCTACGTTCTGCTGGCCGATGGACAGGGCGCTCGCCCCCATGAGGTCGGATCCTCCGATGAGTTTCACGACCAGCTCATGTTTTGAAACACCCTGGTTTTCCATTTCCGCGATCAACAGCCGTACTCCCGTATCGGTAAACTTGGACAAATCCGCGCGATTGTTCGACGTGCACCTGGGGAGCAGCGCGTGAAAGGCCCCTGCCACCATTTTCTGCTTTTCAAGCATGACAACGGTGATTCCCGAGGTGACGTTCGGAATGTCTAAAATCTTATCACCCCCGGCGGCAACCTTCAATTCGCCGATCTTGATCATGAGCGATGGCATCGCGGGAGAGAATAGAAGAACTGGGGGCCAGCGTCAATGAACTCCGACGCTGGGTGCGAAGGCGTATTGCTCCCCCGTTCGGCCCCACGCTATAGTAGGAAGGATGGAAACCAAACGGAGAGAATACATCGAAGCGGACACCATTGTGGGCGATTGGTGGCATCCACTCCCCGACGGCCGGATCCAGTGCGACCTCTGTCCCCGGTATTGCAAGCTGCACGAGGGCCAGCGGGCCTTTTGTTTCGTCCGCCAACGCCGGGCCGATCGAATCGTCCTGACCACGTATGGGAAGAGTTCGGGCTTCTGCATTGATCCGATCGAAAAGAAGCCGCTCGCCCACTTCTATCCCGGCTCCAGTGTCCTCTCCTTCGGCACCGCCGGCTGCAACCTGGGATGCAAGTTCTGCCAGAACTGGGATATCAGCAAGGCGCGGGAGGTGGACCGCCTCTCGGAAGCCGCATCACCTTCGGCCATCGCGGAAGCTGCGGTTCGCGCCGGATGCCGGAGCGTCGCGTACACATACAACGACCCCGTCATTTTCGCCGAGTACGCCATCGATACGGCGCTCGCCTGTCGCGAGCGGGGCGTCCTCAACGTTGCCGTCACGGCGGGCTACATCGCCTCGGAGGCCCGGAAGGATTTCTACAGCGTGATCGACGCGGCCAATGTCGACCTCAAGGCCTTCACCGAGGAGTTCTACCACAAGACCTGCTACGGCCATCTGGAAGAGGTACTCGATACCCTGGCCTACCTCCGAAACGAAACCCAGGTCTGGCTCGAAGTCACCACGCTGCTCATCCCCGGTCAGAACGACTCGGAGGCGGAGGTCGATCAACTTTGCGAGTGGTACCTGCGGACCCTCGGGCCGGACGTGCCGCTGCATTTCACAGCGTTCCATCCGGATCATAAGATGACCGACACGCCCCACACGCCGCCGGCCACGCTCTCCCGCTCGCGGCGCCAAGCCCTGAAGGCGGGGATCCACTACGTCTACACGGGGAACGTCCTCGATGCGGACGGGCAGAGCACCTACTGTCCGTCATGCGGACAGTGTGTCATCGAGCGGGACTGGCACCAGCTCGGCCGGTGGAGCATGGACGAAGGAAAATGCTCGGCGTGCGGCACGGTAATCGCGGGCCGCTTCGGGGCGTTGCCGGAGAATTGGGGTCGACGAAGAACCCCCGTCACATTCCACACCGCCACTCCGGGGCCGCGGGCATGAAGCCTGCGACGACCGTCTCGAACATCTCTCCGGGGTAGCCGAGGGCTTTAGCCCGCGTCTTGCGGTCGAGGATTTACTTCCTCGCAAACAACTTCCCTGCGAATTGCTCCACGAATCCCACCAGCTCCAAACGGAGAAGGATCTCGGACACGCGGGCGGCGCCCAACCCGCACGACTCGATGATCTCATCCACGTGGATCGCTTCGGAGCCGAGTCGCTCCAACACGATTCGATCGAGTGGAGAAAGCGCGGAAAGATCAGGCGGGGGTAATGCGCCGGGCGCCCCTTTCCTGTCCGGAAAAAGCTCCTCAAGGATGTCGTCCACCCCGCTCACCAGCTTCGCGCCCTGTTGGATGAGCGCGTTGGTGCCCTTCGATCCCCGTGAATAGATGCTCCCCGGCACGGCGAAAACCTCCCTCCCCTGATCGAGCGCGCGCTGCGCGGTAATGAGCGAACCGCTCTTCTCCGCCGCTTCCACCACCACGACGCCCCTCACCAATCCGCTGATGATCCGGTTTCGGAGAGGGAAATTCCCCGCATCCGGTTTCGTGCCAAAAGCATATTCGGAAAGGATGGCGCCGCGCTCGGGAATGCTTTTGTACAACCGGACGTTTTCCGCGGGGTAGACCACGTCCATCCCGCATCCCAGCACGGCGAGGGTCCGTCCGCCGGCCTCCATCGCGCTCCGGTGCGCGGCCGCGTCGATTCCGCGAGCCATCCCGCTGACCACCGTCACACCGCGATGCACCAACTCCCCCGCAAGATGTCCGGCCGCCCGCACCCCGTCTCTCGATGCCCCTCGTGAACCGACAATGGCCACGGCGTCGTTCTCTTCCGCTTCGAGTTTCCCTTTCACATAGAGGCAGAGTGGAGGGTCCGGAATTTCAGAAAGGAGCGACGGATAGACACTCGAACCGAGCGGCAACAGATCCACACCGAATCGGGCTGCCTGCTCGACCTCCCGATCCACCGCTTCCCATTCGTGGAACTTTCGCAGCGCCGCCGCCAATTTCGGACCCACGCCATCCAATTGCGTCAGGGCGGACGGCTTGGCTTCAAGAACAGCTTTTGCCGATCCAAACGCTCGAACGAGCATTTTTCCAATGACCGGCCCAACGCCCGATACCCGCCCAAGCCCCAGCGCGTATCGGGCTTCGCTCCCCCCCATCGCTTGCCTCTAATCCGATCTGATCTTGTCGCCCACCTGCACCGGCGAATTGCTTCTCACGATGAGTGCCGTTGACGTCGTGGAACCTACCCGGAGAATTACGATCTCTCCCACCGTGACCGGCGGGATCAGGAGCCCGCCCACTTCCTCCTCCGACCGCACGATCTTGAAAACCTGTCCAGCCTCTGCCCCGCTTCCCGCGCCGAGATCCGTGTAAACGATGTGCCCCTGGCCGAGAAACTGGACGTCCTCCCTCGCCGCCACCACATAGCCCTCGATGCCTTTCCGGCCTTTCTTCACCAGCACCCTTTCGGGCACGGTTTGCATGGGTACGATGAGATCCTCGGTGGCAATGTAGTCGTAAGACACCAGCACGCGCGCGCTGGCGGATTCGGTGGATGTGTCTTCAATCTCGACGGAGCCGAGAACCTCGATCCGATACCCGAGGTCATCCCCCGTGTCGGGATGCTCGATCTCCTCGCCCACCCGCACCACGAGATACTTTTCGCCTTTCTGTACAGTGGGGGATTCCTCAAATTCAAGGTAGATGACATCGCCCTGCCCCATGAGACGCCGACCGTCCATCGTGCCCAGGACGCGCGGCGCCTCTTCGTATTCCTCCTCCGTGATGAATCCGGTGCCCAGCAGCCCCTGGTAGACGATCTCTCTCGGCTTATCGAGGCTCGGGATGACCCGGAGCGCCGGGGGTTCGATCTTTTTGGGAGGGACGAGCTTCATGACGGGCATTTCAGGCGGCGCTTCAGGCGGAGGGACGAAGGGTACGGGGGGCGGCTCGAAAGCGGGGGCCGCGGCAAGCTCCGGCGGAAGATCGGGCACTGCCTCAATCCGGATGGGCGGAATGATCAGCGTCTGCCCGGGATAAATCCAGTGAGGGTTCCCGACCGCGTCGCGATTGGCATCCCAGATATCGTTCCATCTCCAGGGCGAGGAAAAATAGCGGGTTGAGAGGTCCCAGAGGGTGTCCCCGTCCTCTACGGTGTGCGTCTGCTGTTCCCCGGATGTTGCCGAAGCAACAGCGGCCGACTCGGTGGAAGGTTTGGAGGATTCGGTTGGAGGCTCGGTTTGCGCCCCGTTCGATTCGGCCCATGAGGCCGTGCTGATCAGCAGACCCACAACCATACCGGCTCCCCCTTGTGCCATCCGTGGCCAATACATTTAGCGACATCCCCCTTCTATTTCAGTTCCTCCAGTTTCCTCTGTGCTTGGTTCGCCGCGAAGCTGAACGGGTGTTCTTCGATCACCCGTTTGAAGCTCGATCCGGCCTGATCCGTTTCACCCAGGCGAAGGTGGCAGTAACCGATCTTCACGAGCGCATCAGGAACCTTGTTCCCCTTCGGGTACTGCTCGATCACCCGGTTGAACATTTGAAGCGCATCTTGAAACTGGCCGCGCGCGTACTTCACTTCCCCCTGCCAGTACATCGCGTTGTCCGCGTTCTCGTGGGCGGGATAGAGTTCGAGAAATTCCTTGAAACCCCTTTCCGCATCGTCCAGCTTCCCCTTCTGGAATTTCCCGAAGGCATCGTTGTAGAGCGAAATCGGGTCCATCTTCGTGATGGTTTCATTGGTCAGAATCTTCCGCGGTTCAGGGGAAGGCGACGCACTGGAGGCAGGCTTGGGCAGGTCGGTCGTGGACGGTACGATCTTCGTGATTTCGAGCGGTTTCTGTTTGTCTTGCTCCACCGTTTGCAGCCGCTTGTCCACCTCCACCGTACGCTGGCTGACGATTTCGACGCGGGAGTCGAGATTGTCCATGCGCAGGTTCAGATCGACGAAGCTGCGTTGAAGATCCGCTAGTTGGGTCTTGATGTCCTGGGCTTCCTTCTCTTTCAGCCCGCCGGCACAACTTGCCAGCACAAAGGCCAGACCCGTTCCGAGTGTGAACTTGGGAAGTTTCCTCATCGCCTTAGCTGTATATTATCCCGCTCATCCGACTGATTTTCAACCGAAAACCGTGCGCAGCGGGCCATCACCCGCGCTCAACGCGGGGGTGGGCGACGGGATTTGAACCCGCAACCCCCAGTGCCACAGACTGGTGCTCTAACCAAGTTGAGCTACGCCCACCGTATGGATTTCAATGAGGCTACGCCGATGTCCGCCGATTTTCAAATTTTCATGCCGCTGGCTCTCGCCAACCCACATACATCGTACACCTTGATATTGGGGTCAAGGCTTTACTTGACACATTATCTTCCATCTCGCAGGCGTGAGAGGGTGCGAGAAAAGGACCGATCCTTTCTCATCATGGCCTCCGCCGCCACACAGGCACGGGTGACCGCGCTGTCGCTGCCCAGACCGAAATGCGCCTTGATCTCCTCGTGTGGGAAACCCGCCACCCGACAGGCGACATAGATCGACGCGTTTCGAGCCGAATTGAGTCGCCCACGCCGACTGTTCATGAGTACCTCGCGCCGAACCCCCAAGGCCCGCGCCACGGCGTCCGATACCACACCCAAGCTGGGAAACTGAG
This genomic window from Nitrospirota bacterium contains:
- a CDS encoding ABC transporter permease, with the protein product MLNIYIQRFRRNPSGMAGLLLLMALAFVAIFASALSPYDFAEQVLLDRLQPPSWKHWMGTDDLGRDVLSRMLLGARISLTVGFVAVSISVVIGTALGILAGYVGRWVDSVIMRFVDIMLCFPTFFLILMVISLLEPGIFKVMAVIGITSWPGLSRVVRGECLRIRELEFVTSARAIGVPPRSIMSRHVLPNVLGYVLVSATLGVGGAILTEAGLSFLGLGVQPPTPSWGNILTSGKDYLHVAWWLMTFPGLGILVTVLSFNLVGEAIRDAIDPRQAPGS
- a CDS encoding ABC transporter permease is translated as MARYLGRRLASMLFLLWGITVMTFGVMQLAPGGPIDLATEMSARTSPEIKDKLKVLYGLDQPWYIQYGRWMKRIARLDFGTSFKDERPVIDKIVERVPNTLLLNLCTMILIFLLAIPIGAVSAIKQNSLVDRGLAVLVFIGFSMPTFWFGLLMMMFFGILLGWLPVSGLHSLNYTDLGFGGRIWDTAQHLILPSLTAAFTGLAFLSRYTRVMLLEVIRQDYVRSARAKGLSSQRVFWRHAFRNTLIPMVTLMGLMLPDLIGGAFIFETIFAYPGLGRLGMDAMMARDYPVVMGLGTIVAFLTLLGNFLADVGVAVVDPRVRLAK
- a CDS encoding peptide-binding protein yields the protein MPVKVGVRAGRISLFTCSILACTAAGSPTRPERLVKGALHPFDGDAFVDASIGDASMLNPVLSNDSASGDINGMVYDGLLKYGPNLDIQGVLAEKWEVAEGGRTITFHLRQGVKWHDGAPFTADDVLYTYERLVDPKVRTPYSSDYELVKSVTAPAPHTVVVRYKEVFAPALESWMISIIPKHVYEAKTFACPPTRCRPKTDPPKTVENFNSHPANRCPIGTGAYTFCEWRTDEKIVLEANPNYFEGRPHVQRFIYRIIPDQAVQFLELRRQSIDTMVLRPDQYKAYDVFFENHQKFRFPSFSYSYMGFNLKNPLFQDRRVRLALAMALNKKEIIDGVLLGLGSPATGPFPPLSWAFDPGVEDIAFNPAEARRLLQEAGWSDSDGDGFLDRGGKPFRFTLMTNQGNKVRELTSEVLQLQLKKIGVDVTIRIVEWSSFIQKFVEPRAFDVVILGWSLGRDPDQYLIWHSSQTGPGKYNFVDYNNPEVDHLLERGRVTFEQAERQKIYRRIHRLIHDDLVYIFLYYPEATPVVHRRFEGPSVSALGLFWNFNQWHVPPEKRKYPVPVFEQ
- a CDS encoding tetratricopeptide repeat protein — protein: MDFSTSSKGNVRAERSGVENLLPLLFGVVALTACATLRPQKSDVAPVELSPEADSYHLYMRARRELLNGDTSSAFRHYQEALRLEPDSTAIWAEYGQAAARQGDLIEAEKAYRRTSELAPKDIEPHLMLAQIYTVTGRWEAAIGEYEKVRGLDPAYPGIDLLIASADIEGGRLDEAEKKVQELLASQPENPSVLFYAARLAALRKDAAGAEALLNRALERAPDSVDLHWERHRLYEETQRRPQAVEELQKILLLSPSHEGARSKLWKWIWATREWSKAESVLLTLASAYPDEPYFFLALGWVFFEDDKRAPAVDAFRRCLELAPGLDDALYGAGVALEAIQKPGEAAAFLEKVGPESELFPEAMVRLSFLEGRQKQWDRAERRLKGLIRGHPQEARFHEGLGLIYQDQRNFGASQKALEKAVELEPDSESILYELGIVQEQNGRREASIETMKRILAGNPRHPNALNWVGYSYAEEGRNLDEAESLVRRALEARPNDGYFMDSLGWVYFQKGDFEGALELLKKAVQITPDDPVINEHLGDTHWNLGELSVAVEFYKKALTLSPKEDQTQRLRRKIEPRGVRL
- a CDS encoding HDOD domain-containing protein, giving the protein MSISLELKRKIVRSVDDLPPIPQVVTKIKETMAKPNCTAKHIADLVSTDQALATKVLKLANSPYYGVLKPINNIQQGVAFLGFNTLHNLVLAGSLYKIYERDLKGYKMLKGQMWEHSVYAAFAAEMLADRTGKKPLKEVAFTAGLIHDIGKLVMSTYIGQVFDSVMEMVEQEKVSFLEAEKRLLGFDHAEIGSEVARKWRFPLDLVAAIRYHHTPKLVQGDPELVSVVHLADVACLMMGKGVGVDSMYYEMDPGSLKALNMVEDDLQGVIFRLSSSVDMSLLEQ
- a CDS encoding chemotaxis protein CheD, translated to MPSLMIKIGELKVAAGGDKILDIPNVTSGITVVMLEKQKMVAGAFHALLPRCTSNNRADLSKFTDTGVRLLIAEMENQGVSKHELVVKLIGGSDLMGASALSIGQQNVEMAKKILGEEGLNVGGMEVGGRRKRDVQVRLREGKVLVKHLMGDPLEV
- the amrS gene encoding AmmeMemoRadiSam system radical SAM enzyme → METKRREYIEADTIVGDWWHPLPDGRIQCDLCPRYCKLHEGQRAFCFVRQRRADRIVLTTYGKSSGFCIDPIEKKPLAHFYPGSSVLSFGTAGCNLGCKFCQNWDISKAREVDRLSEAASPSAIAEAAVRAGCRSVAYTYNDPVIFAEYAIDTALACRERGVLNVAVTAGYIASEARKDFYSVIDAANVDLKAFTEEFYHKTCYGHLEEVLDTLAYLRNETQVWLEVTTLLIPGQNDSEAEVDQLCEWYLRTLGPDVPLHFTAFHPDHKMTDTPHTPPATLSRSRRQALKAGIHYVYTGNVLDADGQSTYCPSCGQCVIERDWHQLGRWSMDEGKCSACGTVIAGRFGALPENWGRRRTPVTFHTATPGPRA
- the dprA gene encoding DNA-protecting protein DprA; the protein is MGGSEARYALGLGRVSGVGPVIGKMLVRAFGSAKAVLEAKPSALTQLDGVGPKLAAALRKFHEWEAVDREVEQAARFGVDLLPLGSSVYPSLLSEIPDPPLCLYVKGKLEAEENDAVAIVGSRGASRDGVRAAGHLAGELVHRGVTVVSGMARGIDAAAHRSAMEAGGRTLAVLGCGMDVVYPAENVRLYKSIPERGAILSEYAFGTKPDAGNFPLRNRIISGLVRGVVVVEAAEKSGSLITAQRALDQGREVFAVPGSIYSRGSKGTNALIQQGAKLVSGVDDILEELFPDRKGAPGALPPPDLSALSPLDRIVLERLGSEAIHVDEIIESCGLGAARVSEILLRLELVGFVEQFAGKLFARK
- a CDS encoding LysM peptidoglycan-binding domain-containing protein yields the protein MVVGLLISTASWAESNGAQTEPPTESSKPSTESAAVASATSGEQQTHTVEDGDTLWDLSTRYFSSPWRWNDIWDANRDAVGNPHWIYPGQTLIIPPIRIEAVPDLPPELAAAPAFEPPPVPFVPPPEAPPEMPVMKLVPPKKIEPPALRVIPSLDKPREIVYQGLLGTGFITEEEYEEAPRVLGTMDGRRLMGQGDVIYLEFEESPTVQKGEKYLVVRVGEEIEHPDTGDDLGYRIEVLGSVEIEDTSTESASARVLVSYDYIATEDLIVPMQTVPERVLVKKGRKGIEGYVVAAREDVQFLGQGHIVYTDLGAGSGAEAGQVFKIVRSEEEVGGLLIPPVTVGEIVILRVGSTTSTALIVRSNSPVQVGDKIRSD
- the ybgF gene encoding tol-pal system protein YbgF, with the protein product MRKLPKFTLGTGLAFVLASCAGGLKEKEAQDIKTQLADLQRSFVDLNLRMDNLDSRVEIVSQRTVEVDKRLQTVEQDKQKPLEITKIVPSTTDLPKPASSASPSPEPRKILTNETITKMDPISLYNDAFGKFQKGKLDDAERGFKEFLELYPAHENADNAMYWQGEVKYARGQFQDALQMFNRVIEQYPKGNKVPDALVKIGYCHLRLGETDQAGSSFKRVIEEHPFSFAANQAQRKLEELK